The proteins below are encoded in one region of Sporichthyaceae bacterium:
- a CDS encoding circularly permuted type 2 ATP-grasp protein, whose amino-acid sequence MPQSTPRSPTGAPGMIHAYAARRTSGRLERRQWDEMVGFHGRVRRGWRDLSAVAEELGPLGLAAASAEAARLLVEDGVTYRPPSAAEEQTWALDPLPVFVEEGEWAGLELGLAQRTLLLDRLLADLYSQRRTIRSGMIPAELIYGHPGFLRAWDRVVPPSGRQLFLAATDLARDGEGAWCVVADRVQAPSGAGYVMANRRVVSRVLPTLHQQAEIHRLGPFFHAMRLGLEHVAPATAEGPRIVLLTPGMYSETAYEQAFLSVLLGHPLVRGSDLVATDGRVWQKTLGRLEPVDVILRRVDSWYCDPLDLRPDSELGVAGLIEAARNGSVTVVNSLGSGVLENPALLPFLPAVCQDLLDEPLRLRSAPTWWCGHRQSRSLVLSRLTELVLKPIARGFGRKTALGWELSASALAELRARVESEPWAWVGQEPIACSTAPSILGDGLHPREMVLRTFSVATAAGFQVMAGGLAQVGVRQSRPGGGPDTPITKDVWIRNTRGAPTVQPWVREATPSQMVPITLSPRVLENMFWLGRYAERAEDTARLLRAVLDRWGDFHGSPEPAGAPALTTLLGTLTTLTATWPGFTGPDAAKRALAPSGELGSLILDDRRPGTLAHAVRRLTEVAGEVREQLSTDTWLVLGSLEHELAGLGDPPAPGAPPRGPDTATPTAIGKVMEGLLALSGLIAESLVRDAGWRFLELGRRIERACGVAALLRGALGTATDPATESLVLESVLIATESIITYRRRYAARAGVATALDLIVVDRENPRAIAYQLDRIGEALGRLPAEDEHSAALRERVAALRELLRGLDTAAVAATDESGTRVALQELAEAITVGLVDLSDAIESDFFVRAAPQRSLSAHTSTNGWTVA is encoded by the coding sequence GTGCCGCAGTCCACCCCGAGGTCGCCAACCGGCGCGCCGGGGATGATCCATGCCTACGCGGCCCGGCGGACCTCTGGGCGCCTCGAGCGCCGGCAGTGGGACGAGATGGTCGGCTTCCACGGCCGCGTCCGCCGGGGGTGGCGCGACCTGTCGGCGGTCGCGGAGGAGTTGGGCCCACTCGGCCTGGCCGCCGCCTCGGCCGAAGCCGCCCGGCTGCTGGTCGAGGACGGCGTCACCTACCGCCCGCCCAGTGCGGCGGAGGAGCAGACCTGGGCGCTGGACCCGTTGCCGGTCTTCGTCGAGGAAGGCGAGTGGGCCGGCCTCGAACTCGGGTTGGCGCAACGGACGCTGTTGCTCGACCGTCTGCTGGCCGACCTGTACTCCCAGCGGCGCACGATCCGGTCCGGGATGATCCCGGCCGAGCTGATCTACGGCCACCCGGGGTTCCTGCGGGCCTGGGACCGCGTGGTGCCGCCGTCGGGCCGGCAGCTGTTCCTGGCCGCGACCGACCTGGCCCGCGACGGCGAGGGCGCCTGGTGCGTGGTCGCCGACCGGGTGCAGGCGCCCTCCGGCGCCGGGTACGTGATGGCCAACCGGCGGGTGGTGTCCCGCGTACTGCCGACGCTGCACCAGCAGGCCGAGATCCACCGCCTCGGTCCGTTCTTCCACGCGATGCGGCTGGGCCTGGAGCACGTCGCACCGGCCACGGCCGAAGGCCCGCGGATCGTGCTGCTGACCCCGGGCATGTACAGCGAGACGGCCTACGAGCAGGCGTTCCTCTCGGTGCTGCTGGGCCACCCGTTGGTCCGTGGCTCGGACCTGGTGGCCACCGACGGGCGGGTGTGGCAGAAGACCCTGGGCCGGTTGGAGCCGGTCGACGTGATCCTGCGCCGCGTCGACAGCTGGTACTGCGACCCGTTGGACCTGCGGCCGGACTCCGAGCTCGGCGTGGCCGGGCTGATCGAGGCGGCCCGCAACGGGTCGGTCACCGTGGTGAACTCGCTCGGTTCCGGGGTGCTGGAGAACCCGGCGTTGCTGCCGTTCCTGCCGGCGGTGTGCCAGGACCTGCTCGACGAACCGCTGCGGCTGCGCTCGGCTCCGACCTGGTGGTGCGGGCACCGGCAGTCGCGGTCGCTCGTGCTCTCCCGACTGACCGAACTGGTGCTGAAGCCGATCGCCCGCGGCTTCGGGCGCAAGACCGCGTTGGGTTGGGAACTTTCCGCCTCCGCGCTGGCCGAACTGCGTGCCCGCGTCGAGTCCGAGCCGTGGGCCTGGGTGGGGCAGGAACCGATCGCGTGCAGCACCGCGCCGAGCATCCTGGGCGACGGTCTGCATCCGCGCGAAATGGTGCTGCGGACGTTCTCGGTCGCAACCGCGGCCGGCTTCCAGGTGATGGCCGGCGGGTTGGCGCAGGTCGGGGTCCGCCAGAGCCGTCCGGGCGGCGGGCCGGACACCCCGATCACCAAGGACGTCTGGATCCGCAACACCCGCGGCGCCCCGACCGTCCAGCCCTGGGTCCGCGAGGCGACGCCGTCGCAGATGGTGCCGATCACGTTGTCGCCCCGCGTGCTGGAGAACATGTTCTGGCTGGGCCGCTACGCCGAACGCGCAGAGGACACCGCACGCCTGCTGCGGGCCGTGCTCGACCGCTGGGGCGACTTCCACGGTTCCCCGGAACCGGCCGGTGCCCCGGCGCTGACCACCCTGCTGGGCACGCTGACCACGTTGACCGCGACCTGGCCCGGGTTCACCGGCCCGGACGCGGCGAAGCGGGCCCTGGCGCCGTCCGGCGAACTCGGCTCGCTGATCCTGGACGACCGCCGCCCGGGCACGCTGGCGCACGCGGTGCGCCGGCTGACCGAGGTGGCCGGTGAGGTCCGCGAACAGCTGTCGACGGACACCTGGCTGGTGCTCGGCAGCCTGGAGCACGAGTTGGCCGGCCTCGGCGACCCACCGGCGCCGGGTGCGCCACCGCGGGGCCCGGACACGGCCACCCCGACGGCGATCGGCAAGGTCATGGAGGGCCTGCTGGCGCTGTCCGGCCTGATCGCCGAGAGCCTGGTCCGCGACGCGGGTTGGCGGTTCCTGGAGCTCGGTCGCCGGATCGAACGGGCCTGCGGGGTGGCCGCGTTGCTGCGCGGGGCGCTGGGCACGGCCACTGACCCGGCCACCGAGAGCCTGGTTCTGGAGTCGGTGTTGATCGCGACGGAGAGCATCATCACCTACCGGCGCCGCTACGCCGCCCGGGCCGGGGTGGCCACCGCGCTGGACCTGATCGTCGTCGACCGGGAGAACCCCCGGGCGATCGCCTACCAACTCGATCGCATCGGCGAGGCGCTGGGTCGGTTGCCCGCGGAGGACGAGCACTCGGCAGCGCTGCGCGAGCGGGTGGCCGCGCTGCGCGAGCTGCTCCGGGGCCTCGACACCGCCGCAGTGGCCGCCACCGACGAGTCCGGAACCCGCGTGGCGCTGCAGGAACTGGCCGAGGCGATCACCGTCGGCCTCGTCGACCTGTCCGACGCGATAGAGAGCGACTTCTTCGTCCGGGCCGCCCCGCAGCGCAGCCTGTCGGCCCACACCTCCACCAACGGCTGGACGGTCGCATGA